From a region of the Pyxidicoccus xibeiensis genome:
- a CDS encoding class I SAM-dependent methyltransferase — translation MGLLRPAIEDVQARHPDAVLVDAGSGNAYLGFVLYELFLKDAASGTLLSIEGRPDLTERAKGRAERLGFSRMKFETAHIDTATYPERIHLLMALHACDTATDDALVAAIRHGADHVAVVPCCQAEVAAQLKEKRPVVAGSGAMSQLYAHPWHRREFGSHLTNVIRALTLEAYGYQVTVTELTGWEHSLKNELILGRRVHRENRRARVQLERLLAETGVTPKLMRELGVKPAAGATQVPDAPQAEDSEPTPPHEPS, via the coding sequence ATGGGGCTGTTGCGGCCCGCCATCGAAGACGTGCAGGCGCGCCACCCGGACGCCGTGCTCGTGGACGCGGGCAGCGGCAATGCGTACCTGGGCTTCGTCCTGTACGAGCTGTTCCTGAAGGACGCGGCGTCCGGGACGCTGCTGTCGATTGAAGGCCGGCCGGACCTGACGGAGCGCGCGAAGGGGCGCGCCGAGCGGCTGGGCTTCTCGCGGATGAAGTTCGAGACGGCGCACATCGACACGGCGACGTACCCGGAGCGCATCCACCTCTTGATGGCGCTGCACGCGTGCGACACGGCGACGGACGACGCGCTGGTGGCGGCCATCCGCCACGGGGCGGACCACGTGGCGGTGGTGCCGTGCTGCCAGGCGGAGGTGGCCGCGCAGCTCAAGGAGAAGCGGCCGGTGGTGGCGGGCAGCGGCGCCATGTCGCAGCTGTACGCGCATCCGTGGCACCGGCGCGAGTTCGGCTCGCACCTGACGAACGTCATCCGCGCGCTCACGCTGGAGGCCTACGGCTACCAGGTGACGGTGACGGAGCTGACGGGCTGGGAGCACTCGCTGAAGAACGAGCTGATTCTCGGCCGCCGCGTGCACCGGGAGAACCGCCGCGCCCGCGTGCAGCTGGAGCGACTGCTGGCGGAGACGGGCGTGACGCCCAAGCTGATGCGCGAGCTGGGCGTGAAGCCCGCCGCGGGCGCGACACAGGTGCCGGACGCGCCCCAGGCCGAGGACTCCGAGCCGACGCCGCCCCACGAGCCGTCGTAG
- a CDS encoding NifU family protein, whose amino-acid sequence MSVNIQLEWTPNPSTLKYVVDRKLLAGGALNFTSRDDAQVKSPLAHKLMDVRGVTAVMIGSNFVTVTKGDEGEWDELNDAVMSALDTHLTANEPVVDEAAVAAARQAAAGSAAAGGSVEARIQDILDSEIRPAVAMDGGDITLDRFEEGIVYLHMKGSCAGCPSSTATLKMGIEGRLREAIPEVLEVVSV is encoded by the coding sequence ATGTCGGTGAACATCCAGCTCGAGTGGACCCCGAACCCCAGCACGCTGAAGTACGTGGTGGACCGGAAGCTGTTGGCGGGTGGGGCTCTGAACTTCACGAGCCGGGACGATGCCCAGGTGAAGTCCCCGTTGGCGCACAAGCTGATGGACGTGCGCGGCGTCACGGCGGTGATGATTGGCAGCAACTTCGTGACGGTGACGAAGGGCGACGAGGGCGAGTGGGACGAGCTCAATGACGCGGTGATGTCCGCGCTGGACACGCACCTGACGGCCAACGAGCCGGTGGTGGACGAGGCCGCGGTGGCGGCGGCGCGCCAGGCGGCGGCCGGGTCCGCGGCGGCTGGCGGCTCGGTGGAGGCGCGCATCCAGGACATCCTGGACAGCGAAATCCGCCCGGCGGTGGCCATGGACGGTGGCGACATCACCCTGGACCGCTTCGAGGAGGGCATCGTCTACCTGCACATGAAGGGCTCGTGCGCGGGCTGCCCGTCCTCCACGGCGACGCTGAAGATGGGAATCGAAGGACGACTGCGCGAGGCCATTCCCGAGGTCCTCGAGGTGGTGTCCGTCTGA
- a CDS encoding DUF2378 family protein — MTHSRRPAEVPPSSPRVPASVFEGLFVRGLKAEAEGRLARELVALGYDMKRPELDYPIQLWQRVTALARQDVYPELGDEEAWRQLGRQLVVGFAETFIGRVAAVALPMIGPARAMERVPRYLAMMGRTDVEVTLSPVGDRGRRVYLTDRYNRPDLMAGGLERMLELTSVQPRITVEERSAEGYRLLVRW; from the coding sequence ATGACCCATTCCCGCCGTCCCGCCGAAGTGCCGCCGTCGTCGCCACGGGTGCCGGCGAGCGTCTTCGAGGGGTTGTTCGTGCGGGGGCTGAAGGCGGAGGCGGAAGGGCGGCTGGCGCGGGAGCTGGTGGCGCTCGGGTACGACATGAAGCGCCCGGAGCTGGACTACCCCATCCAGCTCTGGCAGCGGGTGACGGCCCTGGCGCGGCAGGACGTCTATCCGGAGCTGGGGGACGAGGAGGCCTGGCGGCAGCTGGGCCGGCAGCTCGTCGTCGGCTTCGCGGAGACCTTCATCGGCCGGGTGGCCGCGGTGGCGCTGCCGATGATTGGCCCCGCGCGCGCCATGGAGCGGGTGCCGCGCTACCTGGCGATGATGGGCCGCACGGACGTGGAGGTGACGCTGTCCCCGGTGGGAGACCGGGGCCGCCGTGTCTACCTCACGGACCGCTACAACCGGCCGGACCTGATGGCGGGCGGCCTGGAGCGGATGCTGGAGCTGACTTCCGTCCAACCGCGAATCACCGTGGAGGAACGCAGCGCCGAGGGCTACCGTCTGCTCGTGCGTTGGTAG
- a CDS encoding GNAT family N-acetyltransferase translates to MSTPLPTTLRILPSITEVPRAAWDALVDEAAVPFLEWTFLACLEESGSAVPERGWHPRHLTLWRGSRLVAAAPAYLKDDSNGEFVFDGPWATASERAGLRYYPKLVLTVPFTPATGRRVLVAPGEDRPAREAELYAAAQEYARAERLSGVHVLFPTEEELPVLEAQGFALRLGVQYQWRNEGYRTLDDFLARFHSKRRNQLRRELRAPAEQGITVRTLRGDALAEVDAQAVHRLYVSTVDKYPWGQRFLTPDFFARMLACFRHRCELVEARRGGRLVAGAFNFAGPGALYGRYWGCFEEHPFLHFNVCLYHPVEEGISRGLARFEPGAGGEHKLTRGFEPRLTYSAHLLLHPGLDRAVRDFLSHERAAVRGGLPQWRAETGFKEGA, encoded by the coding sequence ATGTCCACCCCGCTCCCCACCACCCTGCGCATCCTGCCCTCCATCACCGAGGTCCCCCGCGCCGCGTGGGATGCCCTGGTGGACGAGGCGGCCGTGCCCTTCCTGGAGTGGACCTTCCTGGCCTGCCTCGAGGAGAGCGGCAGCGCGGTGCCGGAGCGGGGCTGGCACCCCCGCCACCTCACGCTGTGGCGCGGCTCCCGCCTGGTGGCCGCGGCGCCCGCGTACCTCAAGGACGACAGCAACGGCGAGTTCGTCTTCGACGGGCCCTGGGCCACCGCCTCCGAGCGCGCCGGCCTGCGCTACTACCCGAAGCTCGTGCTCACCGTGCCCTTCACCCCCGCCACCGGCCGGCGCGTGCTGGTGGCCCCGGGCGAGGACCGGCCCGCCCGCGAGGCGGAGCTGTACGCCGCCGCCCAGGAGTACGCCCGCGCCGAGCGCCTGTCCGGCGTCCACGTCCTCTTCCCCACCGAGGAGGAGCTGCCCGTGCTGGAGGCCCAGGGCTTCGCGCTGCGCCTGGGCGTCCAGTACCAGTGGCGCAACGAGGGCTACCGCACCCTGGACGACTTCCTCGCCCGCTTCCACTCCAAGCGGCGCAACCAGCTGCGCCGCGAGCTGCGCGCGCCCGCCGAGCAGGGCATCACCGTGCGCACCCTGCGCGGCGACGCGCTGGCGGAGGTGGACGCACAGGCCGTCCACCGCCTGTACGTCTCCACGGTGGACAAGTACCCGTGGGGGCAGCGCTTCCTCACCCCGGACTTCTTCGCCCGGATGCTCGCCTGCTTCCGGCACCGCTGTGAGCTGGTGGAGGCCCGCCGGGGAGGACGGCTGGTGGCCGGGGCGTTCAACTTCGCCGGGCCCGGCGCCCTGTATGGCCGTTACTGGGGCTGCTTCGAGGAGCACCCCTTCCTCCACTTCAACGTCTGCCTGTACCACCCGGTGGAGGAGGGCATCTCCAGGGGCCTGGCGCGCTTCGAGCCGGGCGCGGGCGGCGAGCACAAGCTCACCCGGGGCTTCGAGCCCCGGCTCACATACAGTGCGCACCTGCTCCTCCACCCGGGGTTGGACCGGGCGGTCCGCGACTTCCTGTCCCACGAGCGGGCAGCCGTGAGAGGCGGCCTGCCCCAGTGGCGGGCAGAGACAGGTTTCAAGGAGGGGGCCTGA
- a CDS encoding ATP-dependent Clp protease adaptor ClpS, translated as MAQKHEHDTSVVTESAPKQKLKKPPLYKVLLHNDNYTTREFVVAVLKEIFHKSETDAVQIMLHVHYNGVGVAGVYTFEVAETKIQTVEAAAQENGFPLRLSMEPEEG; from the coding sequence ATGGCGCAGAAGCACGAGCACGATACCTCCGTCGTCACGGAGTCCGCCCCCAAGCAGAAGCTGAAGAAGCCGCCCCTCTACAAGGTGCTTCTGCACAACGACAACTACACGACGCGGGAGTTCGTCGTGGCCGTGCTCAAGGAGATCTTCCACAAGTCGGAGACGGATGCCGTGCAGATCATGCTGCACGTTCATTACAACGGAGTCGGGGTGGCCGGCGTCTATACGTTCGAGGTCGCCGAGACGAAGATTCAGACGGTGGAGGCCGCGGCCCAGGAGAATGGGTTCCCGCTGCGGCTCTCCATGGAACCCGAGGAAGGTTGA
- the clpA gene encoding ATP-dependent Clp protease ATP-binding subunit ClpA, translated as MAGPLIAKELQASFRTALEEARKMRHEYLTLEHLLLALTRDSRTREVLKSCGANVKRLQERLVSFLEETVERLPEGVEAEPQQTIGVERVLHRAAMHALSAEQKLIDGGDVLVAMFREEESQALYLLQQEGVTRLDLLNYISHGISKDAEGEGGASSEGAPGRSAPAGDDEDGEAPKKSPLEAYTTQLNIEAKEGRIDPLIGREKELERTIQVLCRRRKNNPLYVGEAGVGKTAIAEGLALHIHEGRVPEALKNSVVYSLDMGALLAGTKFRGQFEERLKGVLKALQEQKDAILFIDEIHTIVGAGATSGGSMDASNLLKPALASGRLRCIGSTTFQEYKAAFERDRALSRRFQKIEVGEPSVEDTVLILEGLKSRYEEHHGVKYQPEAIRAAAELSAKHINDRFLPDKAIDVIDETGAAERLKPEGKRTNTVTGADVEAVVAKMAKIPAKSVSASEGVQLQNLEKELQAVIFGQDSAIKDLVSAIKLARSGLRAPEKPIGSFLFSGPTGVGKTELAKQLAQTLGVEFLRFDMSEYSEKHTVSRLIGAPPGYVGFDQGGLLTDAVRKHPYAVLVLDEIEKAHPDLFNILLQVMDHATLTDNNGRKADFRNIVVILTTNAGAQEMSTKAIGFGDLQKAADGSRAKKAIERTFTPEFRNRLDGWILFSGLPPEIILKVVDKEVRLLQKMLDEKKVKLELTPAARAWLAEHGYDPAFGARPMARLVDNSLKKPLAEALLFGDLKNGGVARYDVEGDSLKLQAVPTPAEVA; from the coding sequence GTGGCAGGACCGCTGATTGCCAAGGAATTGCAGGCCAGCTTCCGTACCGCCTTGGAAGAGGCGCGGAAGATGCGCCACGAGTACCTGACGCTGGAGCATCTGCTCCTCGCGCTGACCCGGGACTCGCGCACGCGCGAGGTCCTCAAGTCGTGTGGTGCCAACGTGAAGCGACTCCAGGAGCGCCTGGTGTCCTTCCTGGAGGAGACGGTCGAACGCCTGCCTGAGGGCGTGGAGGCCGAGCCGCAGCAGACCATCGGCGTGGAGCGCGTGCTCCACCGTGCGGCCATGCATGCGCTGTCCGCCGAGCAGAAGCTCATCGACGGCGGCGACGTGCTGGTGGCCATGTTCCGTGAGGAGGAGAGCCAGGCGCTCTACCTCCTCCAGCAGGAGGGCGTCACCCGGCTCGACCTGCTCAACTACATCTCCCACGGCATCTCCAAGGACGCCGAGGGCGAGGGTGGCGCGTCCTCCGAGGGCGCTCCGGGCCGCTCCGCGCCCGCGGGTGACGACGAGGACGGCGAGGCCCCGAAGAAGAGCCCGCTGGAGGCCTACACCACCCAGCTCAACATCGAGGCCAAGGAGGGGCGCATCGACCCGCTCATCGGCCGCGAGAAGGAGCTGGAGCGCACCATCCAGGTGCTCTGCCGCCGCCGGAAGAACAACCCGCTCTACGTGGGTGAGGCGGGCGTGGGCAAGACGGCCATCGCGGAAGGGCTGGCCCTGCACATCCACGAGGGCCGGGTGCCGGAGGCGCTGAAGAACTCCGTCGTCTACTCGCTGGACATGGGCGCGCTGCTCGCGGGCACCAAGTTCCGCGGCCAGTTCGAGGAGCGCCTCAAGGGCGTGCTCAAGGCCCTCCAGGAGCAGAAGGACGCCATCCTCTTCATCGACGAAATCCACACCATCGTCGGCGCGGGCGCCACCAGTGGCGGCTCCATGGATGCGTCCAACCTGCTCAAGCCCGCGCTGGCCAGCGGGCGGCTGCGCTGCATCGGCTCCACGACGTTCCAGGAGTACAAGGCCGCCTTCGAGAGGGACCGCGCGCTGTCGCGGCGCTTCCAGAAGATTGAGGTCGGCGAGCCGTCCGTGGAGGACACCGTCCTCATCCTGGAGGGGCTGAAGAGCCGCTACGAGGAGCACCACGGGGTGAAGTACCAGCCCGAGGCCATCCGCGCGGCGGCGGAGCTGTCCGCCAAGCACATCAACGACCGGTTCCTGCCGGACAAGGCCATCGACGTCATCGACGAGACGGGCGCCGCCGAGCGGCTCAAGCCGGAGGGCAAGCGCACCAACACCGTCACCGGCGCGGACGTGGAGGCCGTCGTCGCGAAGATGGCGAAGATTCCCGCCAAGAGCGTGTCCGCCAGCGAGGGCGTCCAGCTCCAGAATCTGGAGAAGGAGCTCCAGGCGGTCATCTTCGGGCAGGACAGCGCCATCAAGGACCTGGTCAGCGCCATCAAGCTGGCCCGCTCCGGCCTGCGTGCGCCGGAGAAGCCCATCGGCTCGTTCCTCTTCTCGGGCCCCACGGGCGTGGGCAAGACGGAGCTGGCCAAGCAGCTCGCACAGACGCTGGGCGTGGAGTTCCTGCGCTTCGACATGAGCGAGTACTCGGAGAAGCACACGGTGAGCCGGCTCATCGGCGCGCCTCCGGGCTACGTGGGCTTCGACCAGGGCGGCCTGTTGACGGACGCGGTGCGCAAGCACCCGTACGCCGTGCTGGTGCTGGATGAAATCGAGAAGGCCCACCCGGACCTCTTCAACATCCTGCTCCAGGTGATGGACCACGCGACGCTGACGGACAACAACGGCCGCAAGGCCGACTTCCGCAACATCGTCGTCATCCTCACCACCAACGCGGGCGCCCAGGAGATGAGCACCAAGGCCATCGGCTTCGGGGACCTGCAGAAGGCGGCCGACGGCTCCCGCGCGAAGAAGGCGATTGAGCGCACCTTCACGCCGGAGTTCCGCAACCGGCTGGACGGGTGGATTCTCTTCTCGGGGCTGCCGCCGGAAATCATCCTCAAGGTGGTCGACAAGGAGGTCCGCCTCCTCCAGAAGATGCTGGACGAGAAGAAGGTGAAGCTGGAGCTCACGCCCGCCGCCCGCGCGTGGCTGGCCGAGCACGGCTACGACCCGGCCTTCGGCGCCCGGCCCATGGCCCGCCTGGTGGACAACTCGCTGAAGAAGCCGCTCGCCGAGGCGCTCCTCTTCGGCGACCTGAAGAATGGCGGCGTCGCCCGCTACGACGTGGAGGGCGACAGCCTGAAGCTGCAGGCCGTCCCCACCCCCGCGGAAGTCGCGTAG
- a CDS encoding methyl-accepting chemotaxis protein: MNLPQPSLTTQLTQQFRQSLGLAPKFILVTGVISATLAAILTGIATHRLESDLVDSHLREGQLLARSLAVAAEQGITARDGTLQPILNVGRESEDLSYVYVQEANGNILAHTFDGAFPESLKAAAPTAEAGAVLEVVSGDKTLHALNVAAPVNDGKLGMVHVGVSVDHIEDLVSELRWRMMGFAALLVALGVAVSALFGRSIVRPLRELTEVAGHIVESGDLTRPIQAKSGDEVGRLANSFAQMVGRLKEVTVNLQQAATALTQSTEHLNTSSTDQAQTISRQAAALQETQVTAQEIKQTSMLAAQKAESVLSVAERADALAKSGEASIELTMAGLNDIRVQVGEIAQKILELGERTQQIGGITQTVKDLADQSNMLALNAAIESVRSGEHGKGFGVVAREIRALADQSIQATTRVRELLDDIANSVTSAVRITERGAERMEAGLAQVRTSGQNLRELSSIVQDNAAAVRQIAAAVSQQNVGINQITLAVNDLSKMMDETVARIGSTGEAATTLQIISEQLSSAVKSYRVG, translated from the coding sequence GTGAACCTTCCGCAACCTTCGCTCACCACGCAGCTCACCCAGCAGTTCCGTCAGTCGCTGGGGCTGGCGCCGAAGTTCATCCTCGTCACCGGCGTCATCAGCGCCACGCTGGCCGCCATCCTCACCGGCATCGCCACCCACCGGCTGGAGAGCGACCTGGTGGACAGCCACCTGCGCGAGGGCCAGCTGCTGGCGCGCAGCCTCGCGGTGGCCGCCGAGCAGGGCATCACCGCCCGCGACGGCACGCTGCAGCCCATCCTCAACGTCGGACGGGAGAGCGAGGACCTGTCCTACGTCTACGTCCAGGAGGCGAACGGCAACATCCTGGCCCACACCTTCGATGGCGCGTTCCCCGAGTCGCTGAAGGCCGCCGCCCCGACGGCGGAGGCCGGGGCCGTGCTGGAGGTGGTGTCCGGCGACAAGACGCTGCACGCCCTGAACGTGGCCGCCCCGGTGAACGACGGCAAGCTGGGCATGGTGCACGTGGGCGTGTCCGTGGACCACATCGAGGACCTGGTCTCCGAGCTGCGCTGGCGGATGATGGGGTTCGCCGCGCTGCTGGTGGCCCTGGGCGTGGCCGTGTCCGCGCTGTTCGGCCGCAGCATCGTCCGCCCGCTGCGGGAGTTGACGGAGGTGGCGGGCCACATCGTCGAGTCTGGCGACCTCACCCGTCCCATCCAGGCGAAGAGCGGCGACGAGGTGGGCCGGCTGGCCAACTCCTTCGCGCAGATGGTGGGCCGGCTGAAGGAAGTGACTGTCAACCTCCAGCAGGCGGCCACGGCGCTCACCCAGTCCACCGAGCACCTCAACACGTCCTCCACCGACCAGGCGCAGACCATCTCCCGGCAGGCCGCCGCGCTCCAGGAGACGCAGGTGACGGCGCAGGAAATCAAGCAGACGTCCATGCTGGCCGCGCAGAAGGCGGAGAGCGTGCTCTCCGTGGCCGAGCGCGCGGACGCGCTGGCCAAGTCGGGTGAGGCCTCCATCGAGCTGACCATGGCGGGCCTCAACGACATCCGCGTCCAGGTGGGCGAGATTGCCCAGAAGATTCTCGAGCTGGGCGAGCGCACGCAGCAGATTGGCGGCATCACCCAGACGGTGAAGGACCTGGCGGACCAGTCCAACATGCTGGCGCTCAACGCGGCCATCGAGTCCGTCCGCTCCGGCGAGCACGGCAAGGGCTTTGGCGTGGTGGCCCGCGAAATCCGCGCGCTGGCGGACCAGTCCATCCAGGCCACCACGCGGGTGCGCGAGCTGCTGGACGACATCGCCAACTCGGTGACGTCCGCCGTGCGAATCACGGAGCGCGGCGCCGAGCGCATGGAGGCGGGCCTGGCCCAGGTGCGCACCAGCGGGCAGAACCTCCGCGAGCTGTCCTCCATCGTCCAGGACAACGCCGCCGCCGTGCGGCAGATTGCCGCCGCCGTCAGCCAGCAGAACGTGGGCATCAATCAAATCACCCTGGCCGTGAACGACCTGTCCAAGATGATGGACGAGACGGTGGCCCGCATCGGCTCCACCGGCGAGGCCGCCACCACGCTGCAAATCATCTCCGAGCAGCTCTCCAGCGCCGTGAAGAGCTACCGCGTCGGCTGA
- a CDS encoding chemotaxis protein CheB, with protein MSAKRSIRVLVVDDSPTMANTLTALLTLEPRIEVVGRAGDGNRAVQLARLLRPDVITMDLLLPGLDGPGAIAAIMSQSPARILVVSAVAEQRGVDLGFQAMSAGALELIGKPNVTNAEELRKWGRDLAHSVCLMAEVPVISRRPRASVVPPPPTGARVDVFGIVASTGGPPALADLLAKLPRDLPVPLLIAQHITVGFTQGMVRWLSQVTPLPVDIAKDGERLEPGRVYFPLDGHDLTVDGSGLARLQRTKGGPCPSGDLLLSSIAVAFGRRSGGVVLTGMGEDGARGLLAIRNAGGVTFSQDEASSVVYGMPRAALELKATDQGVPLAAVPDLILQSCALPGFRGARGEGGPVR; from the coding sequence GTGAGTGCAAAGCGGTCCATCCGCGTCCTGGTGGTGGATGACTCCCCCACCATGGCCAACACGCTGACCGCGCTCCTCACGCTGGAGCCGCGCATCGAGGTCGTCGGCCGGGCCGGGGATGGCAACCGCGCGGTGCAGCTCGCCCGGCTGTTGCGCCCGGACGTCATCACCATGGACCTGCTGCTGCCGGGGCTGGACGGCCCGGGGGCCATCGCCGCCATCATGTCCCAGTCGCCCGCGCGCATCCTGGTGGTGAGCGCGGTGGCGGAGCAGCGCGGGGTGGACCTGGGCTTCCAGGCCATGAGCGCCGGCGCGCTGGAGCTCATCGGCAAGCCCAACGTCACCAACGCCGAGGAGCTGCGCAAGTGGGGCCGCGACCTGGCCCACTCGGTGTGCCTGATGGCGGAGGTGCCCGTCATCTCGCGCCGCCCGCGCGCGAGCGTGGTGCCGCCGCCGCCCACCGGGGCGCGGGTGGACGTGTTCGGCATCGTCGCGTCCACTGGCGGCCCGCCCGCGCTGGCGGACCTGCTGGCCAAGCTTCCCAGGGACTTGCCCGTCCCGCTGCTCATCGCCCAGCACATCACCGTGGGCTTCACCCAGGGCATGGTGCGCTGGCTGTCCCAGGTGACGCCCCTGCCGGTGGACATCGCCAAGGATGGCGAGCGGCTGGAGCCGGGCCGGGTGTACTTCCCGCTGGACGGGCACGACCTCACGGTGGACGGCAGCGGCCTGGCGCGGCTGCAGCGCACCAAGGGCGGCCCGTGCCCCAGCGGGGACCTGCTGCTGTCGTCCATTGCCGTGGCCTTCGGCCGGCGCAGCGGCGGCGTGGTGCTCACCGGCATGGGCGAGGACGGCGCGCGGGGCCTGCTGGCCATCCGCAACGCGGGCGGCGTGACGTTCTCGCAGGACGAGGCGTCCTCGGTCGTCTACGGCATGCCGCGCGCCGCGCTGGAGCTGAAGGCCACCGACCAGGGCGTGCCCCTGGCCGCCGTGCCGGACCTCATCCTGCAGAGCTGCGCGCTGCCCGGCTTCCGGGGCGCGCGCGGCGAGGGAGGGCCCGTCCGATGA
- a CDS encoding hybrid sensor histidine kinase/response regulator, protein MPVDPLLQGLVAGFAVEAQEVIQKVTMDLLELERDGLETDALSKLYVRLGRHLHTLKGSASSLGMQDLGDIAHKLEDALAPLKANPQKMPRPVVDILLHGLDLFMLRAQAHADGRGDALPDPAAALAQLVSEAPPPEVAAAMGEPAPFRAATVMAAPVSEPAPGAPVTELAPVPSPEMAPESADAGWRVSSRQVTALMREVERLREVRLRFEERGRELDRVVSMLAKQGLLAETAEARSSLAGTSRSLRTDGEETGDIVEALEEGLKAITTRPVRTILDPLQRMVRDLSRQLGKEARLSVVGSEVSLDRRLLEKLQGALVHLLRNAVDHGLELPAQRERAGKHHEGALTMRVEQQGNLLFLECADDGAGIDLERVRKVAEQRGVVTSEETARLNENQVRDLIFRPGFSTRSDVTDTSGRGVGLDAVRASVEGLQGRIEVASTPGQGTRFMLTLPVDLGSSPVLVVRATEQLVGLPMLAVEATQLARADSLRLGKRRAHLEYQGQLLPVVDLGARLGLRALAPPTEGQPLLIVQSGGKRVALAVDAVVGDRDLVIRPLPSEVRDVPAWQGAATLSRGELLLICRPDWLVTDTSQAQVVAQRRALVVDDSLTARALHRAMLEAGGFTVHLAASGARALDRLQTDTYDVVICDLDMEEMDGVQLIARLRERKETASLPVILVSAHDSAAARERGLAAGADGYLSKRECAAGRLLAEVLDVMSRRGNRA, encoded by the coding sequence GCCGTGGAGGCCCAGGAGGTCATCCAGAAGGTCACCATGGACCTGCTGGAGCTGGAGCGCGACGGGCTGGAGACCGACGCGCTGTCCAAGCTCTACGTCCGGCTGGGCCGGCACCTGCACACCCTCAAGGGCAGCGCCTCGTCGCTGGGCATGCAGGACCTGGGCGACATCGCCCACAAGCTGGAGGACGCGCTCGCCCCGCTGAAGGCGAACCCCCAGAAGATGCCGCGGCCGGTGGTGGACATCCTCCTGCACGGGCTGGACCTGTTCATGCTCCGCGCCCAGGCGCACGCGGACGGGCGGGGAGACGCGCTGCCGGACCCGGCCGCCGCCCTGGCGCAGCTGGTGTCGGAGGCGCCGCCGCCCGAGGTGGCCGCGGCCATGGGCGAGCCCGCGCCCTTCCGGGCCGCCACCGTGATGGCCGCTCCCGTCTCCGAGCCCGCCCCGGGCGCGCCGGTGACGGAGCTTGCCCCGGTGCCCTCGCCGGAAATGGCGCCCGAGTCGGCGGACGCCGGCTGGCGCGTGTCGTCGCGGCAGGTGACGGCGCTGATGCGCGAGGTGGAGCGCCTGCGCGAGGTGCGGCTGCGCTTCGAGGAGCGCGGCCGGGAGCTGGACCGCGTGGTGTCGATGCTCGCGAAGCAGGGGCTCCTGGCGGAGACGGCCGAGGCGCGCTCGTCGCTCGCCGGCACGTCGCGCTCGCTGCGCACCGACGGCGAGGAGACGGGCGACATCGTCGAGGCGCTGGAGGAGGGCCTCAAGGCCATCACCACCCGCCCGGTCCGGACCATTCTCGACCCGCTCCAGCGCATGGTGCGCGATTTGTCGCGCCAGCTGGGCAAGGAGGCGCGGCTGTCCGTGGTGGGCTCCGAGGTGTCGCTGGACAGGCGCCTGCTGGAGAAGCTGCAGGGCGCGCTGGTGCACCTGCTGCGCAACGCGGTGGACCACGGCCTGGAGCTGCCGGCCCAGCGCGAGCGCGCCGGCAAGCACCACGAGGGCGCGCTGACGATGCGCGTGGAGCAGCAGGGCAACCTGCTCTTCCTCGAGTGCGCGGACGACGGCGCCGGCATCGACCTGGAGCGCGTGCGCAAGGTGGCGGAGCAGCGCGGCGTCGTCACCTCGGAGGAGACGGCGCGGCTCAACGAGAACCAGGTGCGAGACCTCATCTTCCGGCCCGGCTTCAGCACGCGCTCGGACGTGACGGACACCTCCGGGCGCGGCGTGGGGCTGGACGCGGTGCGCGCCTCGGTGGAGGGGCTGCAGGGCCGCATCGAGGTGGCCAGCACGCCGGGGCAGGGCACCCGCTTCATGCTCACCCTGCCGGTGGACCTGGGCAGCTCGCCCGTGCTGGTGGTGCGCGCGACGGAGCAGCTGGTGGGCCTGCCCATGCTGGCGGTGGAGGCCACGCAGCTGGCCCGCGCGGACTCGCTGCGGCTGGGCAAGCGCCGGGCGCACCTGGAATACCAGGGGCAGCTGTTGCCGGTGGTGGACCTGGGCGCGCGGCTGGGCCTGCGCGCGCTGGCGCCGCCCACCGAGGGGCAGCCGCTGCTCATCGTGCAGAGCGGAGGCAAGCGCGTGGCGCTGGCGGTGGACGCGGTGGTGGGAGACCGGGACCTGGTCATCCGCCCGCTGCCCTCCGAGGTGCGCGACGTGCCGGCCTGGCAGGGCGCGGCCACGCTCAGCCGGGGAGAGCTGCTGCTCATCTGCCGTCCGGACTGGCTGGTGACGGACACTTCGCAGGCGCAGGTGGTGGCGCAGCGGCGGGCGCTGGTGGTGGACGACTCGCTCACCGCGCGCGCGCTGCACCGGGCCATGCTGGAGGCCGGCGGCTTCACGGTGCACCTGGCGGCCAGCGGGGCGCGGGCGCTGGACAGGCTCCAGACGGACACCTACGACGTCGTCATCTGCGACCTGGACATGGAGGAGATGGACGGCGTGCAGCTCATCGCGAGGCTGCGCGAGCGCAAGGAGACGGCGTCGCTGCCCGTCATCCTCGTCTCCGCCCATGACAGCGCCGCCGCGCGCGAGCGCGGGCTGGCGGCGGGGGCGGACGGCTACCTCAGCAAGCGCGAGTGCGCCGCGGGCCGCCTGCTGGCCGAGGTGCTCGACGTCATGAGCCGCAGGGGGAACAGGGCGTGA